In Paramisgurnus dabryanus chromosome 7, PD_genome_1.1, whole genome shotgun sequence, the following are encoded in one genomic region:
- the LOC135783110 gene encoding PI-PLC X domain-containing protein 1 produces MEDEQRLFLSSCSDWMSELPSPLWDIPLWSLAIPGSHDTMTYCLDKQSTVLESEPKVLRMLDKLLPCVVRPCIMKWATTQEDIISYQLDSGIRFLDLRIAHKTKDPDKVFYFAHGIYSLMTVKEALTEIAHWLDRHTKEVVIIAFSAFDGMNQDQHKDLIQFLSATFDNKICPNSVTPSLCECWNKKYQVILSYDDSAASGHEELWSKFDYWWADSSDPNRVISYLEERKQEGRPDVFFAAGLNLTEDAGYILSHPWQSLKRMTLGSYSPLLDWVKQQSPGSGRTCINIICADFVNAFSYEFTQMVIRLNEGLTSRS; encoded by the exons ATGGAGGATGAGCAAAGATTATTCCTATCCAGCTGTTCGGACTGGATGTCGGAGCTTCCCTCGCCTCTCTGGGACATTCCGCTTTGGAGTCTCGCTATACCCG GAAGTCATGACACTATGACATATTGCTTGGATAAGCAGTCCACTGTGCTGGAGTCTGAACCGAAAGTGTTGCGAATGTTGGATAAATTATTGCCCTGTGTGGTTCGTCCTTGTATAATGAAATGGGCAACAACCCAG GAGGACATTATTTCTTATCAGCTGGATTCAGGCATTCGGTTTCTTGATCTCAGAATAGCTCATAAAACGAAAGATCCTGATAAGGTTTTCTACTTCGCTCATGGGATCTACTCTCTTATGACCGTAAAG GAAGCGCTGACAGAAATTGCTCACTGGTTAGACCGGCACACAAAGGAAGTGGTCATCATTGCATTTTCGGCGTTTGATGGTATGAACCAGGATCAACACAAAGACTTAATTCAGTTTCTTTCTGCAACGTTCGACAATAAAATATGCCCCAATTCT GTCACACCGTCACTATGCGAGTGTtggaataaaaaatatcaagTTATTCTCTCATACGATGACTCTGCTGCATCTGGTCATGAGGAGCTCTGGTCAAAATTTGACTATTGGTGGGCAGACTCATCAGATCCAAACCGTGTCATATCCTACCTGGAGGAACGGAAGCAGGAAGGAAGACCAG ATGTTTTTTTTGCCGCTGGTCTAAACCTAACAGAGGATGCCGGGTATATTCTGTCCCATCCTTGGCAGTCATTAAAAAGAATGACCCTCGGTTCCTACAGTCCGCTTCTGGACTGGGTCAAACAGCAGAGCCCGGGCTCAGGCAGAACTTGCATAAATATCATCTGTGCAGATTTTGTGAACGCGTTCAGTTATGAATTCACTCAGATGGTTATCAGACTCAATGAAGGCTTGACCAGTAGATCTTAA